A stretch of Plasmodium knowlesi strain H genome assembly, chromosome: 1 DNA encodes these proteins:
- a CDS encoding Cg2 protein, putative, which produces MMAMGGKDRQDGPIDRDAPSADGVHTANKPDKYDEGDDHDDHNDRDGDDCYDDYKGISYGMILKKVARRSINDWSLFCDRVDNDNGDNCDYLRSALIQYCRHMRECFLKLLEINKLKKNYKEINDIIKIILEYKENYRELKNKYQYDLYICKVKIMDLQINESNVLCAIDLLSTGKYTRFPLLFKEILMNPSDSFIPNLDMNEINILKKRIVDEFLINYYSSKIPKDKVNFIFSDGLIELDVVNEVKVSLITDFVTWSIVKADIFFLRQMNLHSSHNLNLIRLVSYGVVQKMNEKMASHQMSEKMAGHQMSEKMAGHQMSEMAESVDLPQLDAPPEGYAPSEVSDMESSDSGDFLLKIEGDKKIQMKKMWHGGMNPIEEHYHRGREKRTQTEETLPLADVLYEIYRISHFYCTVQIMEYFKGCINQYNTFKYPAKKVSMYKCFSNNTIEMTPSCYNYSLTDKDTSLHLDIHLYEFEFTKGMYECFEKIPLLDQYTKKKMILKFVLNNENGDIKMFLWPFSFFKKGEKENFFTNDILSHYEFVYCGALQRRMKNLFIFDSAHIHLESWLSRVDNCVTRFLFSILKAFSTSEGESLHGVCNTDHLKSSETSFENNAIGVHELIQDYFFHLGYIRMEVRCKDSLTDGERNNGKSNNRGDVKGRVPTLQNRIKTVLVRKKNGNPFFLLRYTFYEQKINLFLSRQSEKFTFICHWKSKAFIDMISLHYDLKLIIYVVYLLKRFSLYVYMYKELQERFLNINAGRVFTYELDKDKFCSNFFVEKLKLHDLLKKYNYSANIVLTKFLQSFLSFIDFYFYLPCDEEVDGSIDGGDASKGTTFEKALRKLVQVSGGEKSDKWSHSQGNSHLGRRTPSEANRIDNLQGINLDESNFSETVPLQKHEGSGYNEETPQEEKKSSQPQDPFRQNFFSLFYFTIYTYDHTPLLLILLIEKDCIYKTYIVISDSKGGSLGIHNLRSEEGKSKKGYFFTIPVIHRSYPIGSHLEDYLDGVRDMVNRFSNLFCTLGKLLQMNSRCPVFCSRFCVNPSTDGKFSGRVVQSGETSHAGDTAPRSKSTLKLASDQMYERLKKEKNKGFLDLQYFVNRNQWKRAPRRESGDVGQEKRNPTDVNPKDHAKEKYPADYINNYLLHLECEQDAEQYLNREFLNNHERSEFPIIIKVNTCGSFFFEVPIQQKKLLKIRDLDLKRNKEVSFMLSNVAVNVEVEPLGGEGTQGPPEEWVQMKKMYLLLKDDSSSANILHLFSVMNKIFSVLNFFPELYYLEKIMTPDISIRICHLANINVEYHCGFNKQITCSVVLDILNGGDITSAQLDDPSGGLHPANGGQNKEHISKSLGEGDANSMTPNRRIEQTSDKGETLEKLLFFDIAVNSPFECINKLFSREKKKLFLYLKKKKSIFSFLRFLFLTFEFHYNFYILINRTNEHLMKIPFLHQVDLLHDIEFDYVNLMTVMVTLKSFRNEKGVLSFYVILHPEDFSKIVIIPHYRDTSLSRHQRREISVKNFFKRGKRQVGSYPRRDDKGKYTNEEKRGIIQQRQAPTNNIPGMLSSSSPHLENGKGIQYSDRHADQCGDQHGSSPKKSPLNHPNENDTTTVEGTFLKNGVPSNTKESGILIDHLDEEDLFIYLFSHFCDIINLKRVNQSTIYTPSGDLHSGHVNPQRDSSNPLEGIEYVSLGDGAMENDVKIFEEYDLFILNIKYLFKMKNQIVLSEVFFFPPFFLYTTLYPFVEFLKALKCWLVLLGQMKLHHSDITLMLSDIGDVFQHVTAVRRRCPPATVLEGDALTGGKLPAVDSPRGANQKANTNSNANQKANANSNANQKANANSNANVEMQSGQGGAPSQGHTKGHRHDNEIVVHLVWFLYSTKDLYVDTTSPEEGKTCKRSYSAILGDSKEVNQEGLQASGDGNSVHGKDDHSKGHYSNGSEHKKVKIQEEDGEHNAEDNFRGDEHRLREVISDEIQNVKWENETDNPVGKKYTHTTNYISTPFHMNQTNMDKLKHMINAYSHFNDDIFLKKKYQKIWLGENFIQRAYALRIVEPQNAYPPYKEGKLWNPLGEEGKSENIGNDHHEDDALKKMNTYKVTTNCRETQNDCENMFFFNREKIQLGFMEKGRRSASSGENMYKGDMHYWTNSVGIYFENVGESVDEEDCWFYRSRGKVPTRDGQVVDNHGGVKKTRKFILEEQNILKENSKINSALNIIYNYARIWLLKMNHSNVISFFRIVNEIIFDKKNICELSSLLFNSVLSYREHLTFWMFRTTEGVSMPFVEMEFVPDEGVDELIAVAGEKKRTSIFRNKWIEVAVPVEEAVYGGYLVEGERKRGVMANLNGEETHTGGDLPTPSRGNQIITTGGGNDGKGSNFHPIPATEKTINIIYKIWKYMPAPFKKKIYEQEVKDIMGGANESVTLTFKISSVLPIKNLKEVHINDEPFVKFLVRHKIDLNVAHQRVMTILQKYNLMANYSLVATQTVLHRSTFELLLKGKNNDGG; this is translated from the coding sequence ATGATGGCCATGGGTGGGAAGGACCGGCAGGACGGGCCCATCGACAGGGATGCCCCATCTGCGGATGGTGTTCACACCGCAAACAAGCCAGATAAGTACGACGAAGGTGACGATCATGACGATCATAACGATCGCGACGGAGACGACTGTTATGACGACTACAAGGGAATCAGCTACGGAATGATACTGAAAAAAGTAGCGCGGAGATCCATAAACGACTGGAGCCTCTTTTGTGATAGAGTGGATAACGACAACGGAGATAACTGTGACTACCTTAGAAGCGCCCTCATCCAGTACTGCAGACACATGAGGGAGTGCTTCTTAAAGCTCCTGGAGataaacaaattgaaaaaaaattataaagaaattaatgatataattaaaataattttagaATATAAGGAAAATTACAGAGAGCTTAAGAACAAGTATCAGTAtgatttatatatatgtaaagtaaaaataatggaTCTCCAAATAAACGAAAGTAATGTTCTGTGTGCCATAGACTTATTATCCACAGGGAAATACACGAGATTCCCTCTTCTGTTCAAGGAAATTTTAATGAACCCGAGCGATTCTTTCATTCCAAACTTAGATATGAATGaaataaacattttaaaaaaacgcattgtggatgaatttttaataaattattattcatctAAGATACCTAAGGATAAAGTAAACTTTATATTTTCTGATGGACTCATAGAATTAGATGTGGTTAATGAGGTGAAGGTGTCTCTTATTACCGACTTTGTTACATGGAGTATAGTCAAGGCggacattttctttttgcgcCAGATGAATTTGCACTCTTCTCATAACTTGAACCTCATCAGATTGGTGAGCTATGGAGTCGTGCAGAAGATGAACGAAAAAATGGCGAGTCATCAGATGAGCGAAAAAATGGCGGGTCATCAGATGAGCGAAAAAATGGCGGGCCATCAGATGAGCGAAATGGCTGAATCGGTGGACCTGCCCCAGTTGGACGCTCCCCCTGAGGGGTATGCCCCCTCCGAAGTTAGCGATATGGAGAGTTCCGATAGTGGTGACTTTTTGCTAAAGATAGAAGGAGACaagaaaatacaaatgaagaaaatgtggCATGGAGGAATGAATCCCATCGAGGAGCACTATCacaggggaagggaaaaaaggacgCAGACAGAGGAGACTCTACCATTGGCAGATGTGCTCTACGAAATTTACAGAATCAGTCACTTTTATTGTACTGTACAAATTATGGAATATTTTAAAGGCTGTATAAATCAGTATAACACGTTTAAATACCCCGCGAAGAAAGTTTCTATGTATAAATGCTTTTCGAATAACACAATAGAGATGACTCCCTCTTGCTACAACTACAGTCTGACAGATAAGGATACATCACTCCATCTAGACATTCATTTGTATGAATTCGAATTCACCAAAGGAATGTATGAGTGCTTTGAGAAAATACCCCTACTAGATCAatatactaaaaaaaaaatgatcctCAAGTTTGTCCTAAACAATGAAAATGGggatataaaaatgtttctGTGGCCAtttagtttttttaaaaaaggagaaaaggaaaatttttttacaaatgacATTTTATCGCACTATGAATTTGTCTACTGTGGTGCATTACagagaaggatgaaaaatctgttcatttttgatTCGGCTCATATTCACCTGGAGAGTTGGTTATCCCGGGTGGACAATTGTGTAACgcgttttttgttttctatTTTAAAGGCATTCAGCACATCCGAGGGGGAGTCACTCCATGGGGTATGTAACACCGATCACCTCAAAAGTAGCGAGACCTCTTTCGAAAATAACGCAATTGGTGTGCATGAGTTGATACAAGAttacttcttccatttgggaTACATCCGTATGGAGGTGCGTTGTAAGGACAGCTTAACGGATGGTGAAAGGAACAACGGGAAAAGCAACAACCGGGGAGACGTCAAAGGGAGAGTGCCGACTTTGCAAAATCGCATTAAAACAGTGCTcgtgaggaagaaaaacggaaacccatttttccttctccgttACACCTTCTACGAACAGAAAATCAACCTCTTCTTAAGTAgacaaagtgaaaaattCACCTTCATATGCCACTGGAAGAGCAAAGCTTTTATCGACATGATCAGTCTCCACTACGACCTTAAGCTGATTATATATGTCGTATACCTCCTGAAACGATTCTCTCTATACGTCTACATGTACAAAGAATTGCAAGAAAGATTTCTGAATATAAATGCAGGAAGGGTCTTTACCTACGAGCTAGACAAGGATAAATtttgttccaatttttttgtagaaaaattaaaactcCATGACCTCTTAAAGAAATACAACTACTCAGCAAATATTGTTTTGACGAAATTCCTGCAGagctttctttcctttatcgatttttatttttatcttccgTGTGATGAGGAAGTGGACGGGTCCATCGATGGGGGGGATGCATCAAAAGGAACAACATTTGAGAAGGCTCTTCGGAAATTGGTGCAAGTGTCTGGGGGTGAAAAGTCAGACAAATGGTCTCACTCGCAGGGGAATTCTCACCTAGGAAGAAGAACACCTAGCGAGGCAAATCGCATTGACAACTTGCAAGGAATTAATCTTGATGAGTCCAATTTTAGCGAAACTGTCCCCCTACAGAAACACGAGGGCAGTGGATATAATGAAGAGACCCCccaggaggagaagaagagttCTCAACCCCAAGATCCCTTCCGTCAAAACTTCTTCTCACTCTTCTACTTCACCATCTACACATATGATCACACCCCCCTGTTGCTTATCCTGTTGATTGAAAAAGATTGCATATACAAAACGTACATTGTTATATCTGATAGTAAGGGAGGAAGTTTAGGGATACACAATCTACGTAGCGAAGAAGGGAAGAGCAAGAAGGGGTACTTTTTTACTATTCCAGTGATACATAGGAGCTACCCTATTGGAAGTCACCTCGAAGATTATCTGGACGGTGTACGGGATATGGTGAACCgattttcaaatttattcTGTACGTTGGGAAAACTGCTACAAATGAACTCTCGGTGTCCCGTTTTTTGCAGTCGTTTTTGTGTAAACCCCTCCACGGATGGAAAATTCAGCGGAAGGGTCGTTCAGAGTGGCGAAACTTCCCATGCAGGGGACACAGCTCCAAGGAGTAAGTCTACACTTAAACTCGCCTCCGACCAAATGTACGAGCGActgaagaaagagaagaacaaGGGCTTCCTCGACCTTCAGTACTTCGTGAATAGGAATCAGTGGAAACGGGCCCCTCGTAGAGAAAGCGGTGATGTCGGCCAGGAAAAACGCAACCCAACCGACGTGAACCCAAAGGATCACGCGAAGGAGAAATACCCAGCAGACTACATCAATAACTATTTGCTCCATTTGGAATGTGAGCAAGACGCAGAGCAATACTTAAATAGGGAGTTTCTGAATAACCATGAAAGAAGCGAATTCCCCATCATAATAAAGGTGAATACCTGtggatcttttttttttgaagtacCCATTCAGCAGAAAAAACTACTCAAGATAAGGGATTTGGATTTGAAGAGAAACAAGGAAGTGTCTTTCATGTTGTCCAACGTAGCCGTAAATGTGGAGGTAGAGCCACTGGGAGGAGAAGGGACACAGGGACCCCCGGAGGAGTGGgtgcaaatgaaaaaaatgtacctaCTGCTTAAGGATGACTCCTCTTCAGCCAACATTCTTCACCTCTTTTCAGttatgaataaaatattttccgtGTTGAATTTCTTCCCGGAGTTGTATTatctggaaaaaataatgaccCCTGATATATCCATCCGCATCTGTCATTTGGCAAATATCAACGTTGAGTATCACTGTGGCTTTAACAAACAAATCACATGTTCTGTTGTGTTAGATATTCTCAATGGTGGCGACATAACATCCGCACAGTTGGATGATCCATCTGGTGGGCTCCATCCCGCAAATGGCGGTCAAAATAAAGAGCACATCTCAAAAAGCCTAGGTGAAGGAGATGCAAACAGCATGACCCCCAACCGCAGGATAGAACAAACAAGCGATAAAGGAGAGACACTGGAAAAATTACTTTTCTTCGATATAGCCGTTAACTCCCCCTTTGAATGTATTAATAAATTATTCTCccgagagaagaaaaagctcttcttgtatttaaaaaaaaaaaaaagcattttcAGTTTTCTCCgattcttatttttaacctttGAATTTCACTATAATTTCTACATTCTAATAAATAGGACAAATGAACACTTGATGaagattccttttttgcatcAGGTAGATCTTTTGCACGACATAGAATTTGACTATGTTAACCTCATGACCGTTATGGTGACATTAAAATCTTTTAGAAACGAAAAGGGGGTGTTGTctttttatgtaattttGCACCCAGAGGATTTCTCCAAAATTGTCATCATCCCGCATTACAGGGACACATCTTTGAGCAGACATCAAAGAAGGGAGATCTCagtaaaaaatttcttcaaaagggggaaacgGCAGGTGGGATCTTATCCGCGACGGgatgataaaggaaaatatacgaatgaggagaagagaGGGATCATACAGCAGAGACAAGCGCCTACAAACAATATTCCAGGAATGTTGAGCTCGTCGTCTCCTCATTTGGAAAATGGGAAGGGTATCCAGTATAGTGATAGGCATGCCGATCAGTGTGGAGATCAACATGGATCCTCACCCAAGAAGAGCCCATTGAACCACCCAAACGAAAATGACACAACCACAGTGGAAGGAACCTTTCTAAAAAATGGAGTGCCTTCCAACACAAAGGAAAGCGGCATACTCATCGACCACCTGGATGAGGAAGACCTATTTATCTAtctcttttcccatttttgcgaTATTATAAATTTGAAAAGGGTAAACCAGTCTACCATCTATACTCCGAGTGGAGATCTCCATAGTGGTCACGTAAATCCACAACGAGATAGTAGTAACCCTTTGGAAGGAATAGAATATGTTTCACTTGGAGATGGAGCCATGGAGAATGATGTTAAAATTTTCGAAGAATACGACTTGTTTATATTAAATATAAAGTacttgtttaagatgaaaaACCAGATTGTCCTGTCGgaggtttttttctttcctccattttttctctacacCACGCTGTACCCTTTTGTGGAATTTTTGAAGGCGCTAAAATGTTGGCTTGTCTTATTGGGTCAGATGAAACTTCACCATTCCGATATTACCTTGATGTTGTCTGATATAGGCGATGTTTTTCAGCACGTAACTGCGGTTAGGAGGAGGTGTCCTCCGGCGACTGTTCTCGAAGGGGACGCCCTAACGGGGGGAAAGCTCCCTGCGGTGGATAGCCCTCGAGGTGCGAACCAAAAGGCAAACACCAACTCAAACGCGAACCAAAAGGCAAACGCGAACTCAAACGCTAACCAAAAGGCAAACGCGAACTCAAACGCAAATGTGGAAATGCAGAGCGGACAGGGGGGGGCGCCCTCCCAGGGTCACACAAAAGGACACCGCCATGATAATGAAATAGTTGTGCACCTTGTGTGGTTCCTTTACAGCACCAAGGATTTGTACGTCGACACCACATCCCCCGAAGAGGGGAAAACGTGCAAGAGGAGTTATTCAGCCATATTGGGTGACTCCAAGGAGGTGAATCAGGAAGGTTTGCAGGCGAGTGGTGACGGAAATAGTGTCCATGGCAAGGACGACCATAGTAAAGGCCATTATAGCAACGGAAGTGAGCATAAGAAGGTAAAGATTCAAGAGGAGGATGGGGAGCACAACGCAGAAGATAATTTTAGGGGGGATGAGCACCGCCTGCGTGAAGTCATATCAGATGAAATACAAAACGTGAAATGGGAAAACGAAACAGACAATCCAgtagggaaaaaatacacacacacaacgAATTACATCAGCACGCCCTTTCACATGAACCAAACAAACATGGACAAATTGAAACATATGATCAATGCATATTCCCATTTCAAcgatgacatttttttaaaaaaaaaatatcaaaaaatATGGTTAGGGGAGAATTTTATCCAGAGGGCATATGCGCTTCGAATTGTGGAGCCCCAAAATGCATATCCCCCATACAAAGAGGGAAAACTGTGGAATCCAttaggggaggaaggaaaaagtgagaaTATCGGGAACGACCATCACGAGGATGATGCTCTTAAGAAGATGAACACATACAAAGTAACGACCAACTGTAGGGAAACACAAAACGATTGTGaaaatatgttcttttttaatagggaaaaaatacaacttgGATTCATGGAGAAAGGGAGAAGGTCTGCCTCGTCAGGAGAAAACATGTACAAAGGGGATATGCACTACTGGACGAATTCAGTTGGAATATATTTCGAAAATGTTGGAGAGAGTGTGGATGAGGAGGACTGTTGGTTTTATCGAAGTAGGGGAAAAGTGCCCACACGGGATGGGCAAGTAGTAGATAACCACGGTGGTGTGAAAAAGACGAGGAAATTCATTCtggaagaacaaaacatACTGAAAGAAAACTCCAAAATTAATTCAGCGCTGAATATAATTTACAACTATGCTAGAATATGGCTCCTAAAGATGAATCACTCTAatgttatttccttttttcgcaTCGTGAATGAGATAATATTCGATAAGAAGAATATATGTGAGTTGTCTTCTCTGTTGTTCAACTCCGTTTTGTCTTACCGAGAGCATTTAACCTTTTGGATGTTTAGAACCACAGAAGGTGTATCAATGCCATTTGTTGAAATGGAGTTTGTACCTGATGAGGGGGTTGATGAACTGATTGCCGTGGCGGGTGAGAAAAAGAGGACCTCCATTTTCCGCAATAAGTGGATCGAAGTGGCTGTTCCTGTGGAGGAAGCGGTATACGGTGGTTATCTcgtggaaggagaaaggaaaagaggggtTATGGCTAACCTGAATGGTGAGGAAACCCATACAGGTGGTGATCTGCCAACTCCAAGCAGAGGTAACCAAATTATCACCACGGGAGGAGGTAATGATGGTAAAGGAAGTAATTTCCATCCCATCCCCGCAACAGAAAAAACGATTAAcataatttacaaaatatgGAAATATATGCCCgccccttttaaaaaaaaaatatatgaacaggaGGTTAAAGACATTATGGGGGGAGCGAACGAAAGCGTGACACTCACGTTTAAAATATCATCAGTGCTACCAATTAAAAACTTAAAGGAGGTGCACATAAATGACGAACCATTCGTGAAATTTTTGGTGAGGCACAAAATCGACTTAAATGTCGCTCACCAGAGGGTGATGACCATTTTGCAGAAATACAACCTTATGGCAAACTACTCCCTCGTTGCCACGCAGACCGTCCTCCACCGCTCCACCTTCGAATTGTTGCTCAAGGGGAAGAACAACGACGGTGGGTGA
- a CDS encoding Cg7 protein, putative → MDTEEIVCVHVTLKFVIFKSIEKNESSLCDNFIINLAEANDIEAFNKSKQYFIQKFHQILRKKKKNEYECLLNGTITEIATFLSQHMELYIQISKVKYEIGEQSDGDGLARVDTGGVDEDGVAADQANAERKKHPLLANQKREPNGPTSQGRNKIHLLKSVDLVEDDIQFKNGQIYFKCLFKDLLSDDFEFIHHNKYENISNFYVSNDFIFSISVKFEECMLKRRDLEGCGKRGCGSDHGDLYYAPCYDRYACEPVDKRARKYWHLVNLWHMTNLFYLHINFNTYEESFFRQNCVEVTVGDMLQNLSLKDDHDGSTSGAKRNESGFASPGGRDADRINDNRRDEDDNSPMGCHFSLILIDQVEELYDYFRLNDIHIIFNKIKLEVERKGVFFSHHKKSSNLWIRYKDMERMTCQLSTHSGSVPSLNFQATIMSICVRARGGEQGGERLINSLRCRSSGGEFNANGSQSGHGTDSSISPHPRYTKEKYRHEGGSNSPRWESGLYAHKKEVDSPKDQILKWNLFLSVERCHILELSNIYAEKRKTRQSDFFLKIESGLLDRCFVSSFYPFEENRQIELKNCHVSHDLQVKDSDPCDQLEGQTVHFQLALREEDPEAEGIQSDPNECIRSGINIGVGDFPLKNVSKELKATLMNEGGVPPQRDYYQFEFCVPLYLHVFKEKYLTSELSVHVFLSARQGGGDQVGAKVGSPQEEVLTPDQSGDHLVKCPPKNEAIPCNIYEFKLWKEEEERRMAEMLKRREQNVMKKLIKRYEAMERERKNEIEKKKNELKEIIIKVKEEQINVKKNENLVKIKDKQLNDEIYMLEKKLKKIKHAYEKSLAYFKQKLRKAHLEESLVKENDQLLSSYKNALSKVKKLSKENEEMKSILGKYNSRDNAIISKTYFEELKDELKRLKLFQQQTVLSRDRAGYTHNGEDAQGGATHNNSYIKTVRKNRKRIIQLIGNFVPQIEQIYDLTNDDLLEEKVRSILRDVQEVRLILRAEVKELDRASPEDWLGDSSDGLADLSVAQSLDRIEDRVVSQSPNNQYMDAYTVELPEEALAIRTDPSRTLRRNPLRKAPPLGRHASLVKHPKGKNPPPQRSLLKGKGVHIPSKGIGAPFREALPHAKLLSEKREHAPPKDSAPISQTDGFAKRDKPSDNAKMIENLKREIKRLIETGIYNEDDTIIKNMKKKLNGLL, encoded by the exons ATGGATACAGAAGAAATCGTCTGCGTCCACGTAACCCTCAAGTTCGTAATCTTTAAGagtatagaaaaaaatgaaagtagCCTCTGCGACAACTTCATTATCAACTTGGCGGAGGCCAATGACATCGAGGCATTCAACAAGTCGAAGCAGTACTTTATACAAAAATTTCATCAAATattaaggaagaagaaaaaaaatgaatacgaATGTCTGCTCAATGGAACCATAACCGAAATTGCAACATTCCTCTCCCAACATATGGAATTGTACATACAGATTAGCAAAGTGAAGTATGAAATAGGTGAACAGAGTGACGGTGACGGCTTGGCAAGGGTTGATACAGGCGGGGTGGACGAGGACGGGGTGGCAGCAGACCAGGCAAAcgcagaaaggaaaaagcaccCACTACTTGCCAACCAGAAGAGAGAACCAAACGGACCAACTAGCCAGGGGAGAAACAAAATACACCTCCTAAAAAGCGTAGACCTAGTAGAGGACGACATTCAATTTAAAAACGGACAGATATATTTCAAGTGTTTATTTAAGGATCTGCTAAGTGACGACTTTGAATTTATCCATCATAACAAGTACGAGAATATTAGTAATTTTTACGTGAGCaacgattttattttttccatttcggtAAAGTTTGAAGAGTGCATGTTAAAGAGGAGGGACTTGGAGGGGTGTGGCAAACGGGGGTGCGGTTCCGATCACGGCGACCTGTATTACGCCCCGTGTTACGACCGCTACGCGTGTGAACCCGTCGACAAACGCGCACGGAAGTACTGGCATCTAGTGAATCTCTGGCACATGACCAATTTATTCTACCTGCACATCAACTTTAATACATATGAGGAGAGTTTTTTTCGCCAAAATTGTGTGGAAGTTACCGTGGGGGACATGCTTCAAAATCTTTCACTGAAGGATGACCATGATGGTAGCACCAGTGGGGCGAAGAGAAACGAATCTGGTTTCGCTTCACCGGGGGGGAGAGACGCTGATAGAATTAATGATAATCGGCGTGATGAGGATGACAACTCTCCAATGGGCTGTCACTTTTCATTGATCCTAATCGACCAAGTGGAAGAACTCTATGATTACTTCCGCCTCAACGACAtacacattatttttaataagaTCAAGTTGGAGGTAGAAAGGAAGggagtatttttttcccatcataaaaaaagtagtaaCCTGTGGATTCGTTACAAAGACATGGAAAGGATGACATGTCAATTGAGCACTCATAGTGGGTCTGTCCCATCGTTAAACTTTCAAGCCACGATCATGTCTATTTGTGTGCGTGCTCGGGGGGGAGAACAAGGTGGGGAGAGGCTTATCAATTCTTTGAGGTGCAGAAGTAGCGGTGGTGAATTTAATGCGAATGGTAGTCAAAGTGGCCATGGGACCGACAGTAGCATATCCCCCCATCCGCGTTACACGAAGGAGAAGTACCGCCACGAGGGTGGAAGCAATTCCCCCCGTTGGGAGTCCGGACTTTACGCGCACAAGAAGGAGGTGGACTCCCCCAAGGATCAAATCCTCAAGTGGAACTTGTTCCTCTCCGTGGAGCGTTGCCACATCCTGGAACTGAGTAATATTtatgcagaaaaaaggaagacccGGCAGAGCGACTTTTTCCTGAAGATCGAGTCGGGTCTGCTTGATCGATGCTTCGTGTCTTCGTTCTACCCCTTCGAGGAGAATCGGCAG ATCGAGCTGAAGAATTGCCACGTGAGCCACGACCTCCAGGTAAAGGATTCAGACCCCTGCGACCAACTCGAAGGCCAAACGGTGCACTTCCAGCTGGCTCTGCGCGAAGAGGACCCTGAAGCAGAAGGTATCCAAAGCGACCCGAACGAATGTATTCGCAGCGGAATCAACATCGGAGTGGGGGATTTCCCCCTCAAAAACGTATCCAAGGAGTTGAAGGCTACACTGATGAACGAAGGGGGAGTACCTCCCCAGAGAGATTACTACCAGTTTGAATTTTGCGTTCCCCTCTATTTACACGTTTTTAAAGAGAAATATTTAACATCAGAGTTGAGTGTGCATGTATTTTTGAGCGCACGGCAAGGAGGGGGTGATCAAGTTGGAGCAAAGGTTGGATCTCCACAAGAGGAAGTGCTCACACCAGACCAGAGCGGAGATCATCTGGTTAAATGTCCACCAAAGAATGAAGCCATCCCGTGCAACATCTATGAATTCAAGCTGTggaaagaagaggaggaaaggagaatGGCGGAGATGCTAAAGAGAAGGGAACAGAATGTGATGAAAAAACTGATAAAAAGGTATGAAGCcatggaaagggaaagaaaaaacgaaattgaaaaaaaaaaaaacgaattaaaagaaattataatcaaagtaaaggaagaacaaataaatgtaaaaaaaaatgaaaatcttgtgaaaataaaagacaaACAATTAAATGacgaaatatatatgctggaaaaaaaattaaaaaaaattaaacacgCTTATGAAAAGTCATTGGCCTATTTTAAGCAAAAGTTAAGGAAAGCTCATTTAGAGGAAAGTCTCGTAAAAGAGAATGATCAGCTTCTTTCCAGTTATAAAAATGCTCTAtcaaaggtgaaaaaattaagtaaggaaaatgaagagatgAAGAGCATTTTGGGCAAGTACAACAGTAGGGATAATGCCATTATCAGCAAAACGTACTTTGAGGAGCTCAAGGACGAACTGAAACGACTGAAGTTATTTCAGCAACAAACGGTTCTGTCCCGCGATCGGGCGGGATACACACATAACGGGGAGGATGCACAGGGGGGAGCTACACATAACAACAGCTACATAAAAACCGTgcggaaaaacagaaaacgAATTATTCAGCTCATTGGGAATTTCGTTCCACAGATAGAACAAATTTATGACTTGACGAATGACGACTTGTTGGAGGAAAAGGTTCGTTCCATTTTGAGGGATGTACAGGAGGTCAGGCTGATTCTGCGGGCCGAGGTGAAGGAGTTGGACCGGGCATCCCCTGAAGACTGGCTCGGAGATTCATCAGATGGATTGGCAGACCTGTCAGTAGCCCAATCACTAGACCGGATAGAAGACCGCGTAGTGAGTCAGTCCCCCAACAACCAGTACATGGACGCATACACAGTAGAATTACCGGAGGAAGCATTGGCCATCCGCACAGACCCATCACGAACTCTGAGGAGGAATCCACTACGGAAGGCGCCCCCGCTAGGAAGGCACGCAAGTTTGGTTAAGCACCCTAAGGGGAAGAACCCACCCCCCCAGAGGAGCCTTTTAAAAGGCAAAGGGGTACACATCCCCTCCAAAGGGATAGGTGCTCCTTTCAGGGAGGCGCTTCCACACGCCAAACTTCTAAGTGAGAAACGCGAACACGCCCCCCCAAAGGATTCCGCCCCGATCTCACAAACGGATGGATTTGCAAAAAGGGACAAGCCAAGCGATAATGCAAAAATGatcgaaaatttaaaaagagaaataaagCGACTCATCGAAACAGGAATATATAATGAGGACGACACTATTATAAAAAacatgaagaagaaattaaacgGGCTACTTTGA